Proteins found in one Zea mays cultivar B73 chromosome 1, Zm-B73-REFERENCE-NAM-5.0, whole genome shotgun sequence genomic segment:
- the LOC109943513 gene encoding uncharacterized protein, producing the protein MKTLQAASADQNGGDSDASSMKKSLCMESKVTETASSRCAGESAKCSSGETDTNINRSLLLKAAEPITHAIDITEAAMRKAEATMAKKLSMNKTLNDSRIDKDAPCSIDAKADDSQQAPKVYTAVWVDTDTDTLRARLVDSMRHLRRMASRRRHRHRKRGSNNKWRLWRIGPTLLVILLLVSAVQLLFILWLYRRLLNQN; encoded by the coding sequence ATGAAGACGCTACAGGCAGCTTCTGCAGATCAAAACGGTGGTGACTCAGACGCTTCATCCATGAAGAAAAGCCTCTGCATGGAAAGCAAGGTCACGGAGACAGCCAGCAGCAGATGTGCTGGTGAATCAGCGAAATGTTCATCTGGTGAAACAGACACGAACATCAACCGATCCCTGTTGTTGAAGGCAGCGGAGCCTATAACTCACGCCATTGATATCACGGAAGCAGCCATGAGAAAGGCAGAAGCCACCATGGCAAAAAAACTGTCGATGAACAAGACGCTGAACGATAGCCGTATCGACAAGGACGCGCCATGCTCCATCGACGCCAAGGCCGACGATTCTCAGCAGGCGCCAAAGGTGTACACCGCGGTGTGGGTCGACACCGACACGGACACCCTGCGCGCTCGGCTCGTCGACTCAATGCGGCACTTGCGCAGGATGGCATCTCGGCGGCGCCATCGGCACAGGAAGCGCGGCTCGAATAACAAGTGGAGGCTGTGGAGAATCGGGCCAACGCTCCTGGTCATCCTCCTGCTTGTCTCCGCGGTGCAGCTGCTGTTCATACTCTGGCTGTACCGGAGGCTCCTGAATCAAAATTAG